In Melanotaenia boesemani isolate fMelBoe1 chromosome 5, fMelBoe1.pri, whole genome shotgun sequence, the DNA window AAGACTCAGATGGTCAGCTCCTCTTACTACAGAGAACCAAGTTAGGAGCAGACACCCTTGACAGGATGCTGAGGCAGTGTTCATCTTTGGCTGCAACTAGAACATGAcctgttgtggtgttttataaCGTTTTAGACTTGACTGCACTGAATGCATAAGTCCTCTACCGGAGCTGCATTGATGTAAGATACAGTAAATCAATATCTGCTGACATCCAGCGCTCTGATGTTAAAACCATGGTCCAGACCACTGTAATGAGGGGTCCCTGCCACTAGGGGGCGACTGCATCGACGGTCCGGACCGCTGTAATGAGGGGTCCCTGCCACTAGGGGGCGACTGCATCGACGGTCCGGACCGCTGTAATGAGGGGTCCCTGCCACTAGGGGGCGACTGCATCGACGGTCCGGACCGCTGTAATGAGGGGTCCCTGCCACTAGGGGGCGACTGCATCGACGGTCCGGACCGCTGTAATGAGAGGTCCCTGCCACTAGGAGACATTTAAATCAACGGTAGCTACATACTATATATTTCAGAAACCACTATAAGAAAGGctcattttattattgtttttttacattttttatggaaGAACAAAATTCATACATAATAAAGATATTTGGTAAAAgaatatgaaaaatgaagtatTAGATTTTGAGTCATTGGAAGGtaccattaaaattaatttgttaaaagctctttttttcACACAGCTTTTTTCCCCATGCTTCCACTTTATGGAATAATAGAATGACAATAGGAAGccaatatttaaacagaattgGTATAAAAGAGGCATTGTCTTTGTAATGgacttttactttgtttaaattGAAGATATTCCATAATTATGACCGACAAACCAGACAGACAGCAGAGTCTAACTTTCTAACGGTCTGtggtgttacgagccgatttgtcctgataatccgaaacgggtcgtagtCAATTGGGAAGTCTAGTTTTGTAAAATGTCCTGTAAGAGCCAAAGTCAgggaaacacattttaaaattataaataaatctatccagtctcagacattttaaattgtaGATTCCACTACCAAAGGTTTAAAAGTCtcctagtggcagggaccagTTGTCCGGACCATCGACGGGTCTGGACCAGACCACTATTGTTGCGACAACCCCTACTGAATTGTTCCTCATAaaataattgattaaaaaattataaaatatataaatacatttaaaaatgatttgttaGCTAATCTAGtaagtatttgacattttctatttaaaaagcCCAAAGTAACATGCTagtcaattatttatttattgaagatTTGTCTACTTCTGAATGATGAGATTCAAAGGGGGAAAAATGGCCTCTGTAAACGCCACCGTTATTTTTATTCTGCCTAGAAGTCATTCCATGAAAGCGTATTTGTATGAACATGATCTGTTTCCTCTCAGCACACAGAGGCGGATTTCCAGGCCCGCTTCAAGGCACGTCCAGGGCTGGAGGGACTCATCGCTCAGATCAGACACTAGGACCTTCTCCAGCTCGACCTTCCTCCTTTacaaagcagcttttaaaaacaggatgtctgaatttatttattgaccaGCTTTTTTCCAGTTAAATGCAGTTATAATGATCATTTCTCCTGAAGAGACATTTACTCCATAACGtggaaaataaaactgattttacaACTTAATGAACccattttgtgttttatgttttagaaaTTTAGTTTAGCATATTTAAGTTATTGAGTAGAGACTATTATTTCTCTTTAAAGCCCCCTGACCCACTGATCACAGATCTTTGCATGTACAGAAGGTTTTAAAACACAGATAGAAACTCAAAAAGCAAAGCTTgacatttaattcattttaatcctTTATGCTTAAAGGGGCACTAAgcagaaattcatcatttctagactGAAGGAATTAAAAATCTCTGTgtagaggtgtaatttcatctggagGACAGCGTCGCCTCTGTGCAGATCTTCAGCTATGTTTACCAGCTGGTCCAGCCACACTTTCATGTACGTTCCTGTgaatctcctcctcctctctgagcCCTCGGCCCTCCCTCCCTATAAAAAGCTTCATGTTGAATGTGCAGATTGTACAGAAACTAAAAAGCCAAATCTACCCTGTTACACACATAGCAGGAGTACTGTGGGTTTACTCAGTTTACAAATGCACCTTGATATTTGCTGATGGTTATAGTTTTCCACTTGGCTCCAGCAAAGGCCAAAAGAGTCATATTATTCACTGAGATGCATCAAGCTCAGCCATCAGAGACCTCTCCACCCTTCTGAGGATCTCTACAAAATCGTCTTGTCTGCCTCCTGCTGTCACAACTTTGAGAATTCCCCTCATCTGTTTTTGACTGGGTTTTCTGCTTCTTATAGTATCATAGGACTCTTGTGAGATCATCTGTTTTTCCAGGAGGATGTCCAGAATGCTGTTGGTACTGCTCACTCTGTTAATCAGAGCGCTCCAATGACGGTACACAAAATGTTGACCGGCTGTtcacaacatgaaaacaatgacGACAATGCGACAGTTAACACAGCTGTATGTTCCACATGCAGCATGTAAGTTACCAACAGCTAATGCACAACAATTATGAtgcataataaaattaaattatacaaaaatattacCTTGTTCATGGTAAGTGCTCTTATTTTGGCACTCATCTGAATTTAGATGAAGAGTGAAAAGATCATTAATATGTGGAATCCATGCATTCATACAGCACTATTTTATAACCACTGACCTGCTCGATTGGTGCACTCCCAAACATCGTTCTTTTCTCTCTCACCTTCAAGAGTCAGGCTAAAGTCACTTTTTGAATTTCTAATGAACACTTCAAAGAAATTTGTGGAATAGTTCCTCTTCTCACCAGTGACAAACCTTTTCTGTAGAGAAATAAATTGTTATAAGACTAAAAGCCTTAAACTGTTTCCATGGAGGTTGATCTCAACTCACAACTCAATTTTAACAAAGACAATCCTTTTATATAGTTACTCTTCTTTTGAGcatcatgcatttgtttttagcaacccgtccattttatgtgttacagtttatCGACCACCAAAGCCTCCATCCTGTTTTATTCAAGAATTCTCTGACTTTTTAACATCTATACACTCAAGTCATgacaaaattttaataactggtgattttaatctaCATATTTTTAACAGCTCTGATCCTTATGGAAGAGAGTTCTTAAACCTTTTAGACAGCATGGATTTCAAACAACTTGTCACACAGCCGACTCATAACAGAGGACGCaccctggacttggtcattacGTATGGCCTGTCCacgggtgtgtcctctgttgttgacctggctgtgtctgaccactactgtgtgttttttaacatcaccagttttaggcAGCGGGAGGCcccagtgagaactgtgaggaagcgatatattacttctgaagtggctgcaaattttattaacattttacatcatacctctgctcagtttttacctgcatccagtgattttattgttgatcattttaactgCAAACTTAAATCCGCtattgatgctgctgctccactaaaaacaaaatctataaaagataaaaccaaaTCACCATGGATAAATGAGagcatcaaagaaataaaaaggaaatgcaggagagcagaacgaaaatggagaaaaactaaattaaacatccaCTTTGAGATTTTTCATGAACAACAGTACATCTATAATAATGCAGTAA includes these proteins:
- the LOC121639349 gene encoding uncharacterized protein LOC121639349, producing the protein MSAPPATTEAIATGAAKIGSGEGPHHSHRTAMQGPSAIPSRSTPAATTLQAGETAHDKRFVTGEKRNYSTNFFEVFIRNSKSDFSLTLEGEREKNDVWECTNRADECQNKSTYHEQAGQHFVYRHWSALINRVSSTNSILDILLEKQMISQESYDTIRSRKPSQKQMRGILKVVTAGGRQDDFVEILRRVERSLMAELDASQ